A genome region from Pseudomonas pergaminensis includes the following:
- a CDS encoding D-mannose isomerase, with protein sequence MTTQPLPASSWLNAPAHHAWLAAEGQRLLAFAKASRLPDGFGNLDDKGQLPADAHAETMNTARMTHSFAMAHALGLPGYADLVAHGVAALSGPLRDSEHGGWFAAPHALDGNRGKAAYLHAFVALAASSAVVAGAPGAQNLLNDAIHIIDQFFWSEEEGVMLESFAQDWSGVEAYRGANSNMHATEAFLALADVTGDTRWLDRALRIVERVIHTHAAGNQFMVIEHFDVHWQPLLGYNEDNPADGFRPYGITPGHGFEWARLLLHLEAARLQAGLATPEWLVGDAKGLFASACEYAWSVDGAPGIVYTLDWNHRPVVRERLHWTHAEASAAAQALLKRTGELHYETWYRRFWEFCETHFIDRTHGSWHHELSPHNQPSSNIWGGKPDLYHAWQAVVLPALPLAPSMCSAIGVGRYVTSW encoded by the coding sequence ATGACCACGCAACCACTGCCTGCCAGCAGTTGGCTGAACGCGCCTGCCCATCACGCCTGGCTCGCCGCCGAAGGCCAGCGCCTGCTGGCATTTGCCAAGGCTTCTCGACTGCCCGATGGCTTTGGCAACCTGGACGATAAAGGCCAGTTGCCCGCCGACGCCCACGCCGAAACCATGAACACCGCCCGCATGACCCACAGCTTCGCCATGGCGCATGCCTTGGGCTTGCCGGGGTATGCCGACCTGGTAGCGCACGGTGTGGCCGCCCTGAGTGGCCCATTGCGTGACAGTGAGCACGGTGGTTGGTTCGCCGCACCCCACGCCCTCGATGGCAACCGTGGCAAAGCTGCCTACCTGCACGCCTTCGTTGCCTTGGCCGCCAGCTCTGCGGTGGTAGCCGGCGCTCCTGGTGCGCAAAACCTGCTCAATGACGCCATCCATATCATCGACCAGTTTTTCTGGAGCGAAGAGGAGGGCGTGATGCTCGAGTCCTTTGCCCAGGACTGGAGCGGCGTCGAGGCTTATCGCGGCGCCAACAGCAACATGCATGCCACCGAAGCCTTTCTTGCCCTGGCCGATGTAACGGGTGACACCCGCTGGCTGGACCGCGCGCTGCGTATCGTCGAGCGTGTGATCCACACCCATGCCGCCGGCAACCAGTTCATGGTGATCGAGCATTTCGACGTTCATTGGCAACCCTTGCTCGGCTACAACGAAGACAACCCCGCCGACGGCTTTCGCCCGTACGGCATCACTCCCGGCCACGGCTTCGAATGGGCGCGACTGCTGCTGCACCTGGAAGCTGCGCGCCTGCAAGCCGGGCTGGCGACGCCCGAGTGGCTGGTGGGCGACGCCAAGGGCTTGTTCGCCAGCGCTTGTGAATACGCCTGGTCCGTGGATGGTGCCCCCGGCATCGTCTACACCCTGGACTGGAACCACCGCCCGGTCGTGCGCGAGCGCCTGCACTGGACCCATGCCGAAGCCAGCGCCGCTGCCCAGGCCTTGCTCAAGCGCACCGGCGAGTTGCACTACGAGACCTGGTACCGGCGGTTCTGGGAGTTTTGCGAAACCCACTTTATCGACCGCACCCACGGCAGTTGGCACCACGAACTCAGCCCGCACAATCAACCGAGCAGCAACATCTGGGGCGGCAAGCCGGACCTGTACCATGCCTGGCAAGCGGTGGTGCTGCCTGCACTGCCCTTGGCACCCAGCATGTGCAGTGCCATCGGGGTTGGGCGTTATGTCACCAGCTGGTGA
- a CDS encoding ABC transporter ATP-binding protein: protein MATLELRNVNKTYGAGLPDTLKNIDLSIKEGEFLILVGPSGCGKSTLMNCIAGLETITGGAIMIGDQDVSGMSPKDRDIAMVFQSYALYPTMSVRENIEFGLKIRKMPQADIDAEVARVAKLLQIEHLLNRKPGQLSGGQQQRVAMGRALARRPKIYLFDEPLSNLDAKLRVEMRTEMKLMHQRLKTTTVYVTHDQIEAMTLGDKVAVMKDGIIQQFGTPKEIYNNPANQFVASFIGSPPMNFVPLRLQRKDGRLVALLDSGQARCELALNTTDAGLEDRDVILGLRPEQIMLAVGEANSASSIRAEVQVTEPTGPDTLVFVQLNDTKVCCRLAPDVAPQVGETLTLQFDPSKVLLFDANTGERLGTVQSQPVPVGAGLARDGITAL, encoded by the coding sequence ATGGCTACGCTTGAACTTCGCAATGTAAACAAGACCTATGGCGCCGGCCTGCCCGACACCTTGAAGAACATCGATCTGTCGATCAAGGAAGGCGAATTCCTGATCCTGGTCGGCCCTTCGGGGTGCGGTAAATCCACGCTGATGAACTGCATCGCCGGCCTTGAGACCATCACCGGCGGCGCGATCATGATCGGCGACCAGGACGTGAGTGGCATGAGCCCCAAGGACCGTGACATCGCCATGGTGTTCCAGTCCTACGCGCTGTACCCGACCATGAGCGTGCGCGAGAACATCGAGTTCGGCCTCAAGATCCGCAAGATGCCCCAGGCCGATATCGACGCCGAAGTGGCACGCGTGGCCAAGCTGCTGCAGATCGAACACCTGCTCAATCGCAAGCCGGGCCAGCTCTCCGGCGGCCAGCAACAGCGCGTGGCCATGGGCCGTGCCCTGGCGCGTCGGCCGAAGATCTACCTGTTCGACGAACCGCTGTCCAACCTCGACGCCAAGCTGCGCGTCGAGATGCGCACCGAAATGAAACTGATGCACCAGCGCCTCAAGACCACCACGGTCTACGTGACCCACGACCAGATCGAAGCGATGACCCTGGGCGACAAGGTAGCGGTGATGAAGGACGGCATCATCCAGCAGTTCGGCACCCCAAAAGAGATCTACAACAACCCGGCCAACCAGTTCGTGGCGAGCTTCATTGGTTCGCCACCGATGAACTTCGTGCCCCTGCGCCTGCAACGCAAGGACGGTCGCCTGGTGGCCCTGCTCGACAGCGGCCAGGCCCGTTGCGAGCTGGCGCTGAACACCACAGACGCCGGCCTGGAAGACCGCGACGTGATCCTCGGCTTGCGTCCGGAGCAAATCATGCTGGCGGTGGGCGAGGCCAACAGTGCCTCAAGCATTCGTGCCGAAGTCCAGGTGACCGAGCCGACTGGCCCGGACACCCTGGTGTTCGTGCAGCTCAATGACACCAAGGTCTGCTGCCGCCTGGCACCCGACGTGGCTCCGCAGGTGGGCGAGACCCTGACCCTGCAATTCGATCCTTCCAAGGTACTGCTGTTCGACGCCAACACCGGCGAGCGACTGGGCACTGTGCAGTCACAGCCTGTCCCTGTGGGAGCCGGGCTTGCCCGCGATGGCATCACTGCGTTGTAA
- a CDS encoding carbohydrate porin, translated as MKKQHNNTRLICQLSAAAALVLSANAMADDAFSSSSKWMTGDWGGERTKLIEQGIDIKADYVGEMGYNAHGGYNDDKTGRYSDQFGLGVALDLQKLWGWDNTQAKIQLTNRNGQNISNDRIGDPRAGTLSSSQEVYGRGHMVRLTQFWIQHQMFDNKLDVKLGYFGEGEDFNTFPCDFQNLSFCGSQVGNYVNTWYNWPVSQAAIRVKYNITPELYAQIGAYNQNPSQLEHGNGFKLSGSGTKGTVIPVELVWSPKVNSLPGEYRVGYYKSAADASDVREDINGNDAATTGAAYRTRSSKKGYWFVAQQQLTTHNGDASRGLNIAANATFHDKETNLVDNYQSIMLVYKGPFDARPKDDIGIGVARLHVNDDVKKNSELLNAANGVSDYDNPLYTPIRETEYNVELNYGIKVTNWLTVRPNLQYVVQPGGVDKVDNALVAGLKIQSTF; from the coding sequence ATGAAAAAGCAACACAACAACACTCGGCTGATCTGCCAACTGTCAGCTGCAGCAGCCCTGGTATTGTCCGCCAATGCGATGGCAGACGATGCATTCAGCTCCAGTTCCAAGTGGATGACGGGCGATTGGGGTGGCGAGCGTACCAAGCTGATCGAGCAAGGTATCGACATCAAGGCTGACTACGTTGGGGAGATGGGCTACAACGCCCATGGCGGCTACAACGACGACAAGACCGGTCGCTACTCTGACCAGTTCGGTCTCGGTGTGGCACTGGACCTGCAAAAGCTGTGGGGCTGGGATAACACCCAGGCCAAGATCCAGTTGACCAACCGTAATGGCCAAAACATCTCCAACGACCGTATCGGCGACCCGCGTGCCGGCACCTTGAGCTCGTCTCAAGAGGTCTACGGTCGTGGCCATATGGTGCGTCTGACCCAGTTCTGGATTCAGCACCAGATGTTCGACAACAAGCTGGACGTGAAACTCGGTTACTTCGGCGAAGGCGAAGACTTCAACACCTTCCCATGCGACTTCCAGAACCTGTCGTTCTGCGGCTCGCAAGTGGGTAACTACGTCAACACCTGGTACAACTGGCCCGTTAGCCAGGCCGCGATCCGCGTGAAGTACAACATCACGCCAGAGCTGTACGCGCAGATCGGTGCGTACAACCAGAACCCTTCGCAGCTGGAGCACGGCAACGGCTTCAAACTCAGCGGCAGCGGCACCAAGGGCACCGTGATTCCGGTGGAATTGGTCTGGTCGCCGAAGGTCAACAGCCTGCCGGGCGAATACCGTGTGGGTTACTACAAGAGCGCGGCTGATGCCTCTGACGTCCGTGAAGACATCAACGGCAACGATGCGGCTACCACTGGCGCGGCTTACCGTACCCGCAGCAGCAAGAAAGGCTACTGGTTCGTTGCCCAACAGCAACTCACCACGCATAACGGCGACGCTTCCCGCGGCCTGAACATCGCAGCCAACGCCACCTTCCACGACAAGGAAACCAACCTGGTCGACAACTACCAGTCGATCATGCTGGTGTACAAAGGCCCATTCGACGCGCGTCCAAAAGACGACATCGGTATTGGCGTGGCTCGCCTGCACGTGAATGATGACGTGAAGAAAAACTCTGAACTGCTCAACGCCGCCAATGGCGTGAGCGACTATGACAACCCGCTGTACACGCCGATTCGCGAGACCGAGTACAACGTCGAACTCAACTACGGCATCAAGGTGACCAACTGGCTGACCGTGCGTCCTAACCTGCAATACGTCGTCCAGCCTGGCGGCGTGGACAAAGTCGACAACGCGTTGGTAGCCGGCCTGAAAATCCAGTCTACGTTCTAA
- a CDS encoding carbohydrate ABC transporter permease, which yields MTSLASKSPISLSRIAIYAVLILAVLLYLVPLVVMLLTSFKTPEDISTGNLLSWPTVVSGIGWVKAWATVDGYFWNSIKITVPAVLISTAIGALNGYVLSFWRFKGSQLFFGLLLFGCFLPFQTVLLPASFTLGKMGLASTTTGLVFVHVVYGLAFTTLFFRNYYVSIPDALIKAARLDGAGFFTIFRQIILPMSTPIIMVCLIWQFTQIWNDFLFGVVFSSGDSQPITVALNNLVNTSTGAKEYNVDMAAAMIAGLPTLLVYVIAGKYFVRGLTAGAVKG from the coding sequence ATGACTAGTCTCGCCTCCAAATCACCTATCAGCCTGAGTCGCATCGCGATCTACGCGGTGCTGATCCTTGCCGTGCTGCTGTACCTGGTGCCGCTGGTGGTGATGCTGCTGACCAGCTTCAAGACCCCGGAAGACATCAGCACCGGCAACCTGCTGAGCTGGCCGACCGTGGTCTCCGGCATCGGCTGGGTCAAGGCCTGGGCCACCGTGGATGGCTACTTCTGGAACTCGATCAAGATCACCGTTCCAGCCGTACTGATCTCCACCGCCATCGGTGCATTGAACGGTTATGTGCTGTCGTTCTGGCGCTTCAAAGGCTCGCAGCTGTTTTTCGGCCTGCTGTTGTTTGGCTGCTTCCTGCCGTTCCAGACCGTGCTGCTGCCGGCGTCGTTCACCCTCGGCAAGATGGGCCTGGCCAGCACCACCACCGGCCTGGTGTTTGTGCACGTGGTCTACGGGCTGGCGTTTACCACGCTGTTCTTCCGTAACTACTACGTGAGCATTCCGGATGCGCTGATCAAGGCCGCGCGTTTGGACGGTGCGGGATTCTTCACCATCTTCCGTCAGATCATTCTGCCGATGTCGACCCCGATCATCATGGTCTGCCTGATCTGGCAGTTCACCCAGATCTGGAACGACTTCCTGTTCGGTGTGGTGTTCTCCAGTGGCGACTCCCAGCCCATCACGGTGGCGCTGAACAACCTGGTCAACACCAGCACCGGGGCCAAGGAATATAACGTGGATATGGCGGCGGCGATGATCGCCGGGCTGCCGACCCTGCTGGTCTATGTGATCGCAGGCAAGTATTTCGTGCGCGGCCTCACGGCCGGCGCGGTCAAGGGGTAA
- a CDS encoding NAD-dependent epimerase/dehydratase family protein → MKILVTGASGFIGGRFARFALEQGLDVRVNGRRAEGVEHLVRRGAEFIQGDLNDADLVRDLCRDVEAVVHCAGAVGLWGKYQDFHQGNVLVTENVVEACLKERVGRLVHLSSPSIYFDGRDHLGLTEEQVPKRFKHPYAATKYLAEQKVFGAQEFGLEVLALRPRFVTGAGDMSIFPRLLKMQRKNRLAIVGDGLNKVDFTSVHNLNEALLSSLLATGSALGKAYNISNGTPVPVWDVVNYVMRQMELPQVTRYRSYGLSYSVAAVNEAFCAMWPGRPEPALSRLGMQVMNKDFTLDISRARHYLDYEPKVSLWTALDEFCSWWKAQDPGFK, encoded by the coding sequence ATGAAGATTCTGGTCACCGGCGCAAGCGGCTTCATTGGTGGACGCTTTGCGCGTTTCGCCTTGGAGCAGGGCCTGGACGTGCGGGTCAACGGGCGACGTGCCGAAGGTGTGGAGCATCTGGTCAGGCGCGGCGCCGAGTTTATCCAGGGTGATTTGAATGACGCTGACCTGGTGCGCGACCTGTGCCGCGATGTCGAGGCCGTGGTGCATTGCGCCGGCGCCGTCGGGCTATGGGGCAAGTACCAGGACTTTCATCAAGGCAACGTGCTGGTGACCGAGAACGTTGTGGAAGCCTGCCTCAAGGAGCGTGTCGGCCGGTTGGTGCACCTGTCGTCGCCGTCGATCTATTTTGACGGCCGCGACCACCTGGGCCTGACCGAAGAACAAGTACCCAAGCGTTTCAAGCATCCCTATGCCGCCACCAAGTACCTGGCCGAGCAGAAGGTGTTTGGTGCCCAGGAGTTCGGCCTCGAAGTGTTGGCCCTGCGCCCGCGCTTCGTGACTGGCGCCGGCGACATGAGCATCTTCCCGCGCCTGCTGAAAATGCAACGCAAGAACCGCCTGGCCATTGTTGGCGACGGCCTGAACAAAGTCGATTTCACCAGCGTGCACAACCTCAACGAAGCGCTGCTCAGCAGCCTGCTCGCCACGGGCTCGGCGCTGGGCAAGGCCTACAACATCAGCAACGGTACGCCTGTGCCGGTGTGGGACGTGGTCAACTACGTGATGCGCCAGATGGAGCTGCCGCAGGTGACGCGGTATCGGTCCTACGGTTTGTCCTACAGCGTGGCGGCGGTCAACGAAGCCTTTTGCGCGATGTGGCCCGGCCGCCCGGAACCGGCGTTGTCGCGCCTGGGCATGCAGGTTATGAACAAAGATTTCACCCTCGACATCAGCCGTGCCAGGCATTATCTGGACTACGAGCCTAAAGTCAGCCTGTGGACCGCCCTCGACGAGTTCTGCAGTTGGTGGAAAGCCCAGGATCCGGGGTTCAAGTAA
- a CDS encoding ATPase, whose translation MRNDAKDDFDNVPSLRADVGDDDDFEPSPATSVRSRTTKLVKVKSASTGPLWALIGALLIAFAGLAWWSFQQISLMGQQLVATQESFARISEEAAGRLQDISGKVVASEASVNNGSEALKLQIKQLESQLLEQGKQQIGVAGQATELDKRLAQMTASTTELSNANSKLQGQVQALTDAVATLKAAQGDAGKRDTEIKELTADVAALKKQGNPSAAIARIEQDLVVLKSAQDNQPANSDAPTNKEFDVFRIQTTRNITTLQSQVQTLNQQLNAPAKITPLGQ comes from the coding sequence ATGCGTAATGATGCTAAAGACGACTTCGACAACGTTCCCAGCCTGCGGGCGGATGTCGGGGATGACGATGATTTCGAACCTTCTCCCGCCACCTCGGTGCGTTCGCGCACAACCAAGTTGGTCAAGGTCAAGAGCGCCAGCACCGGCCCATTGTGGGCCTTGATCGGCGCGCTGCTGATCGCCTTTGCGGGCCTGGCCTGGTGGAGCTTCCAGCAGATTTCCCTGATGGGCCAGCAGTTGGTTGCCACCCAGGAAAGCTTTGCGCGCATCAGCGAAGAAGCGGCGGGGCGCCTGCAGGATATTTCCGGCAAGGTGGTGGCCAGTGAAGCCAGCGTCAACAATGGCAGCGAAGCGTTGAAATTGCAGATCAAGCAACTCGAAAGCCAATTGCTGGAGCAGGGCAAGCAGCAAATCGGCGTGGCCGGCCAGGCCACCGAGCTGGACAAGCGCCTGGCTCAGATGACCGCCAGTACCACTGAGCTGTCCAACGCCAACAGCAAATTGCAAGGCCAGGTCCAGGCGTTGACCGATGCCGTGGCGACCCTCAAGGCGGCGCAAGGTGATGCCGGCAAGCGCGATACCGAGATCAAGGAACTGACCGCTGACGTGGCCGCCTTGAAGAAACAGGGCAACCCGAGCGCGGCCATTGCCCGTATCGAGCAGGACCTTGTGGTACTCAAGAGCGCCCAGGACAACCAGCCGGCCAACAGTGATGCGCCTACCAACAAAGAGTTTGACGTGTTCCGCATCCAGACCACGCGCAACATCACCACGTTGCAGAGCCAGGTGCAGACCCTCAACCAACAGCTCAACGCGCCGGCGAAGATCACCCCACTCGGCCAATAA
- a CDS encoding ABC transporter substrate-binding protein, producing the protein MNAINRLAVAISIASLFPLSAFAADSKGTVEVVHWWTSGGEKAAVDVLKAQVEKDGFVWKDGAVAGGGGATAMTVLKSRAVAGNPPGVAQIKGPDIQEWASTGLLDTDVLKDVAKEEKWDSLLDKKVSDTVKYDGDYVAVPVNIHRVNWLWINPEVFKKAGITKNPTTLEEFYAAGDKLKAAGFIPLAHGGQPWQDSTVFEAVVLSVMGADGYKKALVDLDNGALTGPEMVKALTELKKVATYMDVDGKGQDWNLEAGKVINGKAGMQIMGDWAKSEWTAAKKVAGKDYECVAFPGTDKAFTYNIDSLAVFKQKDKGTAAGQQDIAKVVLGENFQKVFSINKGSIPVRNDMLNKMDSYGFDSCAQTAAKDFLADAKTGGLQPSMAHNMATTLAVQGAFFDVVTNYINDPKADPADTAKKLGAAIKSAK; encoded by the coding sequence ATGAACGCGATTAATCGCCTCGCCGTTGCTATTTCCATTGCCTCGTTGTTTCCCCTCAGTGCATTTGCCGCCGACTCGAAAGGGACGGTTGAAGTTGTGCATTGGTGGACCTCGGGTGGTGAGAAGGCGGCTGTAGATGTCCTGAAGGCCCAAGTTGAGAAAGATGGCTTCGTCTGGAAAGACGGCGCCGTCGCAGGTGGCGGTGGCGCCACCGCCATGACCGTGCTGAAAAGCCGCGCGGTCGCCGGTAACCCGCCAGGTGTTGCCCAGATCAAAGGCCCCGACATTCAGGAATGGGCGTCCACTGGCCTGCTCGACACCGACGTGCTCAAAGACGTCGCCAAAGAAGAGAAGTGGGACTCCCTGCTCGACAAGAAAGTCTCCGATACCGTGAAGTACGACGGTGACTACGTCGCCGTACCGGTCAACATCCACCGCGTGAACTGGCTGTGGATCAACCCGGAAGTCTTCAAGAAAGCCGGTATCACCAAGAACCCGACCACCCTCGAAGAATTCTACGCAGCCGGCGACAAGCTGAAAGCCGCAGGCTTCATTCCGCTCGCCCACGGTGGCCAGCCTTGGCAGGACAGCACTGTGTTTGAAGCGGTGGTGTTGTCGGTGATGGGTGCCGACGGCTACAAGAAAGCCCTGGTCGACCTGGATAACGGCGCACTGACCGGTCCGGAAATGGTCAAGGCCCTGACCGAGCTGAAGAAAGTCGCGACCTACATGGACGTCGACGGCAAAGGCCAGGACTGGAACCTCGAAGCGGGCAAGGTCATCAATGGCAAGGCCGGCATGCAGATCATGGGTGACTGGGCCAAGTCCGAATGGACCGCTGCCAAGAAAGTCGCCGGCAAAGACTACGAGTGTGTAGCTTTCCCGGGCACCGACAAAGCCTTCACCTACAACATCGACTCCCTGGCGGTGTTCAAGCAGAAAGACAAAGGCACTGCTGCGGGTCAGCAGGACATCGCCAAAGTCGTGCTGGGTGAAAACTTCCAGAAAGTGTTCAGCATCAACAAGGGCTCGATCCCTGTGCGTAACGACATGCTGAACAAAATGGACTCCTACGGCTTCGACTCCTGCGCCCAGACCGCTGCCAAGGACTTCCTGGCAGACGCCAAGACCGGCGGCCTGCAGCCAAGCATGGCGCACAACATGGCGACCACGCTGGCAGTGCAAGGTGCGTTCTTTGATGTCGTGACCAACTACATCAACGACCCGAAAGCCGACCCGGCCGACACCGCCAAGAAACTTGGCGCTGCGATCAAATCGGCCAAGTAA
- a CDS encoding LysR family transcriptional regulator ArgP, producing the protein MFDYKLLSALAAVVEQAGFERAAQVLGLSQSAISQRIKLLEARIGQPVLVRATPPTPTDIGRRLLNHVQQVRLLERDLQSQVPALDEEGMPERLRIALNADSLATWWAEAVSDFCAEQHLLLDLVVEDQTVGLKRMRAGEVAACICASERPVAGARSLLLGAMRYRALASPAFIARHFPDGVRADQLARTPALVFGPDDFLQHRYLASLGVDGGFEHHLCPSSEGFIRLTEAGLGWGLVPELQVRDQLEKGILVELLPDKPIDVPLYWHHWRSGGQLLGLLTDHLAQACGQWLVPLE; encoded by the coding sequence ATGTTCGACTATAAATTGCTCTCGGCCCTGGCGGCGGTGGTGGAACAGGCGGGCTTCGAGCGCGCCGCTCAAGTGCTGGGGTTGTCGCAGTCGGCGATCTCCCAGCGCATCAAGCTGTTGGAAGCGCGCATCGGCCAACCGGTATTGGTGCGGGCCACGCCGCCGACGCCCACCGATATTGGCCGTCGTCTGCTCAACCATGTGCAGCAGGTGCGCTTGCTGGAACGTGACCTGCAAAGCCAGGTGCCCGCGCTGGACGAGGAGGGCATGCCCGAACGCCTGCGCATCGCGTTGAACGCCGACAGCCTCGCCACCTGGTGGGCCGAGGCCGTCAGCGACTTTTGCGCCGAGCAGCATCTGCTGCTGGATCTGGTCGTCGAGGACCAGACCGTGGGCCTCAAACGCATGCGTGCCGGCGAGGTAGCCGCCTGTATCTGCGCCAGCGAGCGCCCGGTGGCGGGCGCGCGCAGCCTGTTGCTGGGTGCCATGCGCTATCGCGCGCTGGCCAGCCCGGCCTTTATCGCCCGGCACTTCCCGGATGGCGTGCGCGCCGATCAACTGGCGCGCACGCCGGCTTTGGTGTTCGGCCCGGACGATTTCCTGCAACACCGCTACCTGGCTTCACTCGGGGTGGACGGCGGTTTCGAGCACCATTTATGCCCATCGTCCGAAGGCTTTATCCGCCTGACCGAAGCCGGCCTTGGCTGGGGGCTGGTGCCGGAATTGCAGGTACGCGACCAACTGGAAAAGGGCATATTGGTCGAGTTATTGCCAGATAAGCCCATCGATGTACCGTTGTACTGGCATCATTGGCGCAGTGGCGGGCAATTGCTGGGCTTGTTGACCGACCACCTGGCCCAGGCGTGTGGCCAATGGTTGGTGCCGTTGGAGTGA
- a CDS encoding LysE/ArgO family amino acid transporter — MWQSYVNGLLVALGLIMAIGTQNAFVLAQSLRREHHLPVAALCVVCDALLVAAGVFGLATVLAQSPILLAVARWGGAAFLIWYGACALRRACSKQSLDQADHLKVRSLRAVMLSALAVTLLNPHVYLDTVLLIGSLGAQQTEPGAYVAGAASASLLWFSTLALGAAWLAPWLARPATWRLLDLLVAVMMFSVAYQLISA; from the coding sequence ATGTGGCAGAGTTATGTGAACGGGCTGCTGGTCGCCCTGGGCTTGATCATGGCCATCGGCACCCAGAATGCCTTTGTCCTCGCGCAAAGCCTGCGCCGTGAACATCATTTACCCGTGGCGGCGCTGTGCGTGGTGTGTGATGCCCTGCTGGTGGCCGCCGGGGTGTTTGGCCTGGCGACGGTGCTGGCGCAAAGCCCGATACTGCTGGCGGTTGCGCGCTGGGGCGGTGCGGCGTTCCTGATCTGGTACGGCGCTTGTGCGCTGCGCCGGGCCTGTTCGAAACAGAGCCTGGACCAGGCAGACCATCTAAAGGTGCGCTCGCTGCGCGCGGTCATGCTGAGCGCGTTGGCCGTCACATTGCTCAACCCCCACGTTTATCTGGACACCGTGCTGCTGATTGGCTCCCTCGGTGCCCAGCAGACCGAGCCGGGCGCCTATGTGGCCGGTGCGGCCAGCGCTTCACTGCTGTGGTTCTCAACCCTGGCACTCGGTGCGGCGTGGCTGGCACCCTGGCTGGCACGCCCCGCCACGTGGCGCCTGCTGGACCTATTGGTGGCAGTGATGATGTTCAGCGTGGCCTATCAATTGATCAGTGCCTGA
- a CDS encoding ACT domain-containing protein, producing the protein MAGETALATLLHSMSPHLNEGDYVFCTLPDHQIPAGCEVIGSFREQEGLTLIVERQQAQQAGLAFDYVAAWITLNVHSALEAVGLTAAFASALGKAGISCNVIAGYYHDHLFVGRADAERAMQVLQQLAANAE; encoded by the coding sequence ATGGCTGGCGAAACCGCCCTGGCAACCCTGCTACACAGCATGAGCCCCCACCTTAATGAAGGTGACTACGTGTTCTGCACCCTGCCCGATCACCAGATCCCGGCCGGGTGCGAGGTGATCGGCAGCTTCCGCGAGCAGGAAGGCCTGACCTTGATCGTCGAACGCCAGCAGGCGCAACAGGCCGGGCTGGCCTTTGACTACGTCGCCGCGTGGATCACTTTGAATGTGCACTCGGCCCTGGAAGCCGTGGGCCTGACCGCCGCCTTCGCCAGCGCGCTGGGCAAGGCCGGCATCAGTTGCAACGTGATTGCCGGCTACTACCACGATCACCTGTTCGTCGGCCGTGCCGATGCCGAGCGGGCCATGCAGGTGTTGCAACAACTGGCAGCGAACGCGGAGTAA
- a CDS encoding carbohydrate ABC transporter permease translates to MSSVAVFSKASPFDALQRWLPKLVLAPSMFIVLVGFYGYILWTFVLSFTNSTFLPSYKWAGLAQYARLFDNDRWWVASKNLAVFGGMFIGITLVIGVTLAIFLDQKIRREGFIRTIYLYPMALSMIVTGTAWKWLLNPGMGLDKLLRDWGWEGFRLDWLIDPDRVVYCLVIAAVWQASGFIMAMFLAGLRGVDQSIVRAAQIDGASLPRIYWSVVLPSLRPVFFSAVMILAHIAIKSFDLVAAMTAGGPGYSSDLPAMFMYSFTFSRGQMGMGSASAILMLGAILAIIVPYLYSELRTKRND, encoded by the coding sequence ATGAGTTCTGTTGCTGTGTTCAGCAAAGCCTCGCCGTTCGATGCACTGCAGCGCTGGCTACCCAAACTGGTGCTGGCGCCCAGCATGTTCATCGTGTTGGTGGGCTTCTACGGCTACATCCTGTGGACGTTTGTACTCTCGTTCACCAATTCCACGTTCCTGCCAAGCTACAAATGGGCGGGCCTTGCGCAATACGCGCGGTTGTTCGACAACGACCGCTGGTGGGTAGCGAGCAAGAACCTGGCCGTGTTTGGCGGGATGTTCATCGGCATCACGCTAGTGATTGGCGTGACCCTGGCGATCTTCCTCGACCAGAAGATCCGCCGCGAAGGCTTTATCCGCACCATTTATCTGTACCCGATGGCGCTCTCGATGATCGTCACCGGTACCGCCTGGAAATGGCTGCTCAACCCGGGCATGGGCCTGGACAAACTCCTGCGTGATTGGGGCTGGGAAGGCTTCCGTCTCGACTGGCTGATCGACCCGGACCGCGTGGTCTACTGCCTGGTGATCGCCGCTGTCTGGCAAGCCTCCGGCTTCATCATGGCGATGTTCCTCGCGGGCCTGCGCGGTGTCGATCAATCGATCGTGCGTGCCGCGCAGATCGACGGTGCGAGTCTGCCGCGCATTTACTGGAGCGTGGTGCTGCCAAGCCTGCGTCCGGTGTTCTTCAGTGCGGTGATGATCCTGGCGCACATTGCGATCAAGAGCTTCGACCTGGTGGCGGCGATGACGGCTGGCGGCCCCGGCTACTCGTCCGACCTGCCGGCGATGTTCATGTACTCGTTCACCTTCAGCCGTGGCCAGATGGGCATGGGTTCGGCCAGTGCCATCCTGATGCTCGGTGCGATCCTCGCTATCATCGTGCCTTACCTCTATTCCGAGCTGAGGACCAAACGTAATGACTAG